The proteins below come from a single Syntrophorhabdus sp. genomic window:
- a CDS encoding glycosyltransferase has product IPNAVFWLRRTVDLENIPRLVKFIRSEEVAIVHTHGYRSDIIGLVAARLSSRPVIATIHGFVPIDSRLRLYEQCDRFALRFFDLVLPVSDRIGQALRASGVRRERITTVRNAIATGDDEGRKCSVSPLSLFKRDGDFLIGIVGRLSPEKNIPGFLEAARRLSKRYGHLRFMVVGEGPERECLEGLTMRMGLDGKVRFTGFVEEMEEVYSLLDMLVITSSTEGVPLSILEAMKHGIPVVSTGVGGIPEVIEDGVDGLMVEAGDTGALCRAVETLVVDGNRYMAISRNARKRVLRDFDRLSWTRRIESCYLSMLNKREEASNE; this is encoded by the coding sequence ATCCCGAATGCCGTCTTCTGGCTGAGGCGCACCGTGGACCTCGAGAACATTCCCCGCCTCGTGAAGTTCATCCGCTCCGAGGAGGTTGCCATAGTTCACACCCATGGCTACCGCTCGGACATCATCGGACTCGTAGCTGCCAGGTTGTCCTCGCGCCCCGTGATCGCGACGATCCATGGTTTCGTGCCCATCGACTCGCGATTGCGCCTCTACGAGCAATGCGACCGCTTCGCTCTGCGCTTTTTTGATCTCGTCCTGCCTGTCTCGGACCGGATAGGGCAGGCGTTGCGCGCAAGCGGTGTGCGCAGGGAGAGGATCACCACGGTCCGAAACGCCATCGCGACCGGGGACGACGAGGGGCGGAAATGTTCGGTTTCCCCGCTTTCCCTTTTCAAGCGTGACGGGGACTTTCTGATAGGCATCGTGGGAAGATTAAGCCCTGAAAAGAACATACCGGGCTTTCTTGAAGCGGCGAGAAGGCTGTCGAAGAGATACGGTCATCTCAGGTTCATGGTGGTTGGCGAAGGCCCCGAACGGGAATGCCTCGAAGGCCTGACGATGAGGATGGGCCTCGATGGAAAGGTGAGGTTCACGGGGTTCGTCGAGGAGATGGAAGAGGTCTATTCGCTGCTGGACATGCTCGTCATCACCTCCTCGACGGAAGGCGTTCCGTTGAGCATTCTTGAAGCAATGAAGCACGGCATACCGGTGGTTTCCACAGGGGTGGGGGGAATACCCGAGGTCATCGAGGACGGTGTTGACGGTCTTATGGTGGAAGCGGGGGACACGGGGGCGCTCTGCCGGGCCGTTGAAACGCTTGTTGTGGACGGCAACAGGTACATGGCGATATCCCGCAACGCGCGAAAGAGGGTCCTTCGGGACTTCGACAGGTTGTCATGGACGCGGAGGATCGAGTCATGCTACCTGTCCATGCTCAATAAAAGGGAGGAAGCGTCGAATGAATAG
- a CDS encoding glycosyltransferase — protein sequence MKSIILLLWIPPLLYLSFSVFYYAFLAVAYFVTRDRQEAVAHGTRRYLVLIPAHNEEAVIGRVLASLTRVAYDRGDFEACVIADNCTDGTAGIVRRHDVKVLERNDASKKGKGFAIEWALSRIDIDVFDAVVIVDADNLIDPGFFHGLDEVLDGGRSAIQCNNCLANSHDTAFTGVIHLSRTINNELYHHVKHRIGLSSYLMGNGMCFTTRLLTEHPWVTGTMAEDYEYYAKLVASGEIVGFAANSRLYHQESRGLRHASEQRLRWSAGRFEVARRYGLRLFMRGLKTRNLRIVDASFPLILPNLSLMVNMTAAALAAGLVTHCFIPVPLVVLWLVFLMTMEAAYFASGVYLTGMPVLRFLHAIGFAPLFLVWKGCIDLLGISGRKTGQWGRSGRL from the coding sequence GTGAAGTCAATTATCCTGCTGTTGTGGATCCCCCCTCTTCTCTATCTCAGCTTCAGTGTATTCTACTACGCTTTCCTTGCCGTCGCGTATTTCGTGACGAGGGACAGACAAGAGGCCGTCGCTCACGGGACGCGGCGGTACCTCGTCCTCATACCGGCCCACAACGAGGAGGCCGTGATAGGAAGGGTCCTCGCGAGTCTCACCCGGGTGGCCTACGATCGGGGCGACTTCGAGGCCTGTGTCATCGCGGACAACTGCACCGACGGGACGGCCGGCATTGTCAGACGGCATGACGTGAAGGTCCTCGAGCGAAACGACGCCTCGAAGAAGGGCAAGGGCTTTGCCATCGAGTGGGCCTTGAGCCGGATCGATATCGACGTTTTCGATGCCGTAGTCATCGTCGATGCGGATAACCTCATCGACCCCGGGTTCTTCCATGGCCTCGACGAGGTCCTGGACGGGGGAAGAAGCGCCATACAGTGCAACAACTGCCTTGCCAACTCCCATGACACGGCCTTCACGGGGGTCATCCACCTTTCGAGGACGATCAACAACGAGCTCTATCATCATGTCAAGCACCGGATCGGCCTGTCGTCGTACCTCATGGGGAACGGCATGTGTTTCACGACGCGACTCCTCACGGAGCATCCCTGGGTGACGGGAACGATGGCCGAGGATTACGAGTACTACGCGAAGCTTGTGGCGAGCGGCGAGATCGTGGGGTTCGCGGCGAATTCCCGGCTCTATCACCAGGAATCGAGAGGGTTGAGGCATGCCTCGGAACAGCGGCTCCGCTGGTCGGCGGGACGGTTCGAGGTGGCGAGGCGATATGGCCTCAGGCTCTTCATGAGAGGCTTGAAAACGCGAAACTTGAGGATCGTGGACGCCTCCTTCCCCCTCATTCTGCCGAACCTGTCGCTCATGGTGAACATGACGGCCGCCGCGCTGGCCGCCGGTCTCGTGACGCACTGTTTCATCCCCGTGCCCCTTGTAGTGCTCTGGCTTGTCTTTCTCATGACGATGGAAGCAGCCTACTTCGCAAGCGGGGTCTACCTCACGGGGATGCCCGTCTTGAGGTTCCTTCACGCCATCGGTTTCGCACCCCTCTTCCTCGTGTGGAAGGGCTGCATCGATCTTTTGGGGATATCGGGAAGGAAAACGGGACAATGGGGAAGGTCGGGCAGGCTATGA
- a CDS encoding NAD-dependent epimerase/dehydratase family protein, producing the protein MNRLRVGIVGCGTIFHHHQAFIRSYPGAALCAVADRDEKALRKASEAYGIANCYGDLEEMVRAEATDVIHITTPPQTHASLAERAMNLKNHVFVEKPLTLDHGSAVRLYDIAANNGVKLCVDHNHLFDPWMLKAKEVLKGLSPEDVTYVESYYGINPNIPEIMGYRSVGEISWIFSLPGGLFHDFLSHPLYLMLEYTGRPVRIQTMANSCGALIQGLSDELHIMVEGERAMGKLTISFNARPFQHFLKIYHKKAIVTVDFNNMTMVANRLTGLPGAVTKIAGNLGAARALTAQTFSNVYRFLTGKLKPYSGMKNLIHDFYDSILQATDTPVSAESALAVLETMDWVWKDAGKLHPVFRNVPAREEVKWAPAKARVLVTGAGGFLGRRLTEVLAGKGYFVRVLVRRLTDVEPFRVLGVDVHYGDVRDELALAQAIDGMDFVVHAAAAQEGDWDTFDETTVRGTERVMRLARQLKVRRVIYISSMSVYHMNGLKKGSVVTEDGRLEENPGARGFYTFSKLEAERVAKGLMAAKGNGNGKVPGVILRPATIYGPRGPVFTPLIGISLFDKVFMILGKKKMRLPLVYIDNLVDAIILCMEDDRAAGQTFNVIDDEGTTKEDYVRKLSAGVFPRSRSVSLPYWFVYSSVRFQEAVFGMMHRDPVLTRYRLSSASADAAFSNAKIKERIGWRPRVSLEEGLSRTFEWFKENGE; encoded by the coding sequence ATGAATAGGCTCAGAGTGGGTATTGTCGGTTGCGGAACGATCTTTCACCATCACCAGGCCTTCATCCGTTCCTATCCGGGGGCCGCCCTGTGCGCGGTGGCGGACAGGGACGAGAAGGCCCTCAGGAAGGCGAGCGAAGCGTACGGCATCGCGAACTGCTACGGGGACCTTGAGGAGATGGTCCGCGCGGAAGCGACGGACGTTATCCACATCACCACGCCCCCGCAAACGCACGCGTCCCTCGCCGAGAGGGCCATGAACCTGAAGAACCACGTTTTTGTCGAGAAGCCCCTGACACTCGACCACGGGAGCGCGGTGAGGCTCTACGACATCGCCGCGAATAACGGCGTCAAACTGTGCGTCGACCACAACCATCTTTTCGATCCCTGGATGCTGAAGGCGAAGGAGGTCCTCAAGGGCCTCAGTCCGGAGGACGTCACCTACGTGGAAAGTTACTACGGCATCAACCCCAACATCCCCGAGATCATGGGTTACCGGAGCGTGGGTGAGATATCCTGGATCTTTTCCCTGCCGGGAGGCCTCTTCCATGACTTCCTTTCCCATCCCCTCTACCTCATGCTCGAGTACACGGGCAGACCAGTGAGAATCCAGACGATGGCCAATTCCTGCGGGGCCCTCATCCAGGGCCTTTCCGACGAACTCCATATCATGGTGGAGGGTGAAAGGGCCATGGGCAAGCTCACCATCTCCTTCAACGCGAGACCTTTCCAGCACTTCCTGAAGATCTACCACAAGAAGGCCATCGTCACCGTGGATTTCAACAATATGACCATGGTCGCCAACAGGCTGACGGGACTGCCGGGGGCGGTGACAAAGATAGCCGGCAACCTCGGGGCCGCCCGCGCCTTGACCGCCCAGACGTTCTCCAACGTGTACAGGTTTCTCACGGGAAAACTGAAGCCCTATTCGGGGATGAAAAACCTCATCCACGATTTCTACGATTCCATCCTGCAGGCGACGGACACCCCTGTTTCCGCCGAAAGCGCTCTGGCCGTGCTCGAAACCATGGACTGGGTGTGGAAGGACGCGGGCAAGCTTCATCCCGTGTTCAGGAATGTCCCCGCCAGGGAGGAAGTGAAATGGGCCCCGGCGAAGGCGAGGGTGCTCGTCACGGGGGCCGGAGGTTTCCTGGGCCGAAGGTTGACGGAGGTCCTCGCGGGCAAAGGATACTTCGTTCGCGTTCTCGTCCGGAGACTCACCGATGTGGAGCCCTTCAGGGTCCTTGGTGTTGATGTCCATTACGGCGATGTCCGCGACGAACTGGCCCTGGCCCAGGCCATCGACGGGATGGATTTTGTGGTCCATGCCGCCGCCGCCCAGGAGGGTGATTGGGACACCTTTGACGAGACGACGGTCCGCGGGACGGAAAGGGTCATGAGGCTGGCCCGTCAGCTCAAGGTGAGGCGGGTCATCTACATCAGCTCCATGAGCGTCTACCACATGAACGGCCTCAAGAAGGGGTCGGTGGTGACGGAGGACGGCCGACTCGAAGAGAACCCCGGGGCCCGCGGGTTCTACACCTTCTCGAAGCTGGAGGCGGAAAGGGTCGCGAAGGGGTTGATGGCGGCAAAGGGCAACGGCAACGGGAAGGTCCCGGGAGTCATACTGAGGCCCGCCACCATATACGGGCCAAGGGGCCCCGTCTTCACGCCCCTCATCGGCATCTCGCTCTTCGACAAAGTGTTCATGATACTGGGGAAGAAGAAGATGAGGCTGCCTCTCGTTTACATCGACAACCTTGTGGACGCCATTATCCTGTGCATGGAGGACGACAGGGCGGCGGGCCAGACGTTCAACGTCATCGACGACGAAGGCACAACAAAGGAGGACTACGTGAGGAAGCTTTCGGCAGGGGTGTTCCCGCGGTCCCGCTCGGTGTCCCTGCCTTACTGGTTCGTGTATTCCTCCGTCCGCTTCCAGGAGGCCGTCTTCGGGATGATGCACAGGGACCCCGTACTCACCCGGTATCGGCTGAGTTCCGCATCCGCGGACGCAGCCTTCAGCAACGCGAAGATCAAGGAGCGCATCGGCTGGCGGCCGAGGGTGTCTCTCGAGGAAGGCCTTTCGAGGACCTTTGAGTGGTTTAAGGAGAATGGAGAATAA
- a CDS encoding class I SAM-dependent methyltransferase, with protein MKPADAPALREEENMIAENRAAADRDHLHRVKYFHDADASRYRADRYQWETCEGLAYVTRRQIVLAMADAAPGRVLDVGCGPGIFTRDLLQKGHEVLSADLSMGMIREARRTASAATCAAEPHFVVSDASRICVSGDCMDMVLSIGLMCYVKDHRGVLSEILRVLKPGGVAVIQVNNIRWPALYRAFVPLYRRLKTLIGAKRYDGLDFDFNFSSRKRFLDDIAVSGLQVLDIEHYDFRLPFADILLPRLSVRMGKLMFSGRHRRLCRWFSHGLLIKVRK; from the coding sequence ATGAAACCGGCGGATGCGCCGGCCCTGAGAGAGGAGGAGAACATGATAGCGGAAAACCGGGCGGCCGCTGACCGCGACCATCTCCACCGGGTGAAGTATTTCCATGATGCCGACGCCTCACGATACCGGGCCGACCGGTATCAGTGGGAGACATGCGAGGGGTTGGCCTACGTCACGCGCAGGCAGATCGTCCTCGCGATGGCCGACGCGGCGCCGGGCCGGGTCCTCGATGTCGGCTGCGGACCGGGGATCTTCACCCGGGACCTGCTACAGAAAGGGCACGAGGTCTTGAGCGCCGACCTGTCGATGGGGATGATACGGGAGGCAAGACGTACCGCATCGGCGGCAACGTGCGCCGCGGAGCCCCACTTCGTGGTGAGCGATGCTTCCAGGATCTGTGTCTCCGGGGACTGCATGGACATGGTGCTGTCCATCGGTCTTATGTGCTATGTCAAGGACCACAGGGGCGTCCTGTCGGAGATCCTGAGGGTCCTCAAGCCCGGCGGTGTCGCCGTCATCCAGGTCAACAACATACGATGGCCGGCGCTGTACCGCGCTTTCGTTCCCCTCTATCGCCGGCTGAAGACCCTTATCGGAGCGAAGAGGTACGACGGGCTGGATTTCGACTTCAATTTCTCTTCGCGGAAGAGGTTTCTCGATGACATTGCCGTAAGCGGCCTTCAGGTTCTCGATATCGAACACTACGATTTCCGGCTCCCCTTCGCGGACATCCTTCTGCCGCGGTTGTCCGTCAGGATGGGCAAGCTCATGTTCAGTGGCAGGCACAGGCGGTTGTGCAGGTGGTTCTCCCATGGCCTCCTGATCAAGGTGAGAAAATGA